The Sporomusaceae bacterium genomic sequence AGGGCGGCTCGGCGCGCATCCAGCGGTAAGGCTTCCTGGCGCTTTGGCTTTCTCAACAAGTTCGAGCAAGGCCCTGCTGTCCATCGGGACAGCAGGGCCTTGCTTTGCTCCGGGCAGGAAATAATATAGGCTATTATTCTCATTGCCGCCGGTTGTTCCTTGTGGGCGAGAAGTTTTTTTAACGGGGAAAAGGGAAAAGCGGCTTTCGCCGCTTGTCAATGCACTAGCTGACATTTTATTTCTCGAGGTGCTTAAGATCAGCAAATTGGGGACTCTCCACCAATATGCAGTCGACGCCGATTTTGCTGATTTTGTCCCAGGGGATGACGATGTCTTCGTTGCGGCCGAACAGGCCGAGGAAGCGGCCGGGGCCGGGGACGACGATGGCGGTGAGACGGCCGCTTTCGATGTCGATTTCGATGTCGGTGATGGCTCCGAGCCGTTTGCCGTCGATGACGTTTACGACTTCCTTTATTTTGAGGTCGCTGGTTTTGATCATGGTGCCCCCTCCGCCCTTCCCTGCTTGTTTCGCTAACAGTATATGATGGACAAGGGGAAAGTGTTCCAGGGAATTTTATTAAAGTTTTTTAATGCGCACCAATGCTTGATTTTACAGGATTGTTGATTATTGGCGCTCATCAAAAATCATCGGTTTTTAACCATGACTGTC encodes the following:
- a CDS encoding YlmC/YmxH family sporulation protein; amino-acid sequence: MIKTSDLKIKEVVNVIDGKRLGAITDIEIDIESGRLTAIVVPGPGRFLGLFGRNEDIVIPWDKISKIGVDCILVESPQFADLKHLEK